The Bradyrhizobium sp. LLZ17 genomic sequence TGATCGCCTATTCGCTGATCTACATGCTGCCGCTGTCGGCCAAGATCCCGTTCAACTGGCGTGAGCTCACCCCGGTCTCGGTGATTGCGCTCGACCAGTTCGTGCTGTGGGACAACAGCGCCGGCCCCAAGACCGTGAAGGAATTCGTCGAGGCCGCCAAGGCGGCAGCCGCGCCGTTTAAGATGGGCGGCACCGGCTCCAAGCGCGAGGATCACGTGCTGACCGTCTTCCTCGAGCAGAAGACCGGCGCGAAATTCTCCTATCTGCCCTACAAGTCCGGCGGCGAGGCCGCGACCCAGCTCGTCGGCAACCACACCGAATCCAACGTCAACAATCCGAGCGGAGAATCTCGAAGTCTGGCGCGCCGGCCAGGTGCGTCCGCTCTGCGTGTTCGACAAAGAGCGCATCTCCTACACCGGCAAGGTGACGGACACGCAGTCCTGGGCCGACATCCCGACCTGCAAGGAGGAGGGCGTCGACGTGCAATATCTGATGCTGCGCGCAACCTTCCTGCCCGGCAAGGTCACGGCTGAGCAGCAGGCGTTCTATGTCGAGCTGTTCCACAAGGTGACGCAGACCGCGGAGTACAAGGACTACATGGAAAAGCAGGCGTTGAAGCCGATCTTCCTTACCGGCAAGGACATGGTGCAATTCCTGGAAGAGGACGATGCAGTCAACAGGTCGCTGATGACGGAAGCCGGATTCGTCGCGAAGTAACCGTCGCTCTTCTCCCTCTCCCCATTCTTACGGGGAGAGGTGAACACGCTCCAGCTTTGCAGCAGAGCTCATGTCCCAAACCGATCTTGAAATCGTCGTCGAGGATCCGACCGCGCCTGAAGACGACTCGCCCGTTATGGCGCGTTCCGGCACGATGGAAATCATCGTCTGCCTCCTGCTGCTCGGGCTGGCCGCAATCCTCGGCTGCGACAATTGGCGTACCGGCGTCTCCTGGGATTCGACCGGGCCCGAGCCCGGCTATTTCCCGTTCTATCTCTGCATCATTCTCGGCGGCGCCAGCCTCTATGGCCTGATCGCGGCATTGCTGGCGCGTGGTGCGGCGCGCCAGACTTTCGTCACGCGCGCGCAGGCGCGGCGTGATGGCGGTGTTCGTGCCGACGCTGCTGTTCTGCCTGGTAACGCAGCTCCTCGGCCTTTACGTCGCGAGCTTCCTCCTGATCGCGGCCTTCATGCGCCTGGTCGGCAAGATCGCGACCTGGAAGTCGCTGCTCACCGCGTTCCTGTTCACGGCGGTCATGTTCGTCACCTTCGACATTGCCTTCGACGTCATCATGCCGAAAAGGGCCGCTTGAAGCGGCCTTCGGCTACTAGAGCGGATCGCGATGGAAGCGCTTTGGCTTGTTGCTTCACGGTTTCGCGGTCCTGCTGACGTGGGAGACGCTCGCGCTGATGATGGTCGGGCTGGTGCTCGGCATCTTCGTCGGCGTGCTGCCGGGGCGGCCCCAACGGGGTGGCGATCCTGCTGCCGCTGACCTTCACGATGGATCCGACCTCGGCGATCGTGATGCTGTCCTGCATCTATTGGGGCGCGCTGTTTGGCGGTGCCATCACCTCGATCCTGTTCAACATTCCCGGCGAAGCCTGGTCGGTTGCGACCACCTTTGACGGTTACCCGATGGCGCAGCAGGGCAGGGCGGCCGAGGCGCTGACGGCTGCCTTCACCTCCTCGTTCATCGGCTCGCTGGTGCCGTGCTGCTGATCACCTTCCTGGCGCCGATGATCTCGTCCTTTGCGCTGAAGTTCGGCCCGCCCGGTTCTTTGCCGTCTATCTCCTGACCTTCTGTTCCTTCGTCGGTCTCGGGCGTGAGGCGAAGCACAAGACGGTCATCTCGATGTCGCTGGACTCCTGCTCGCGAGCGTCGGCATGGATACCGTGTCCGGTCAGCTGCGCATGACCTTCGGCTCGACCGAGCTGCTTCGCGGCATCAACTTCCTCGTTGCCGTCATCGGCCTGTTCGGCATCAGCGAGATCCTGCTGACGATGGAGGAGCGCCTGGCGCTGCGCGGCCGCGCGGCGAGCATCTCGCTGCGGATCGTGCTGAATATGTGGAAGGACCTGCCGAAATATTGGCTGACGCTGCTCCGCTCCTCCTTCATCGGCTGCTGGCTCGGCATCACCCCCGGCGGCGCCATCCCGGCGTCCTTCATGGGGTACAACCTCGCCAAGCGCTTCGCTAAGGATCCCGAGAGCTTTGGCAAGGGCCGCATCGAGGGCGTGTTCGCGCCGGAGGACGGCGGCGCATGCCTCCGGCACCGCGGCGCTGCTGCCGATGCTGGCGCTCGGCATTCCCGGCTCCGGCACTGCCGCGATCCTGCTCGGCGGCCTGATGGTGTGGGGGCTCAATCCCGGACCGCTGCTGTTTGTCGAGCACAAGGATTTTGTCTGGGGCCTGATCGCCTCGATGTATCTCGGCAACGTCGTCGGTCTTGTGCTGGTGCTGACCACGGTGCCGATCTTCGCCTCGATCCTGCGCGTGCCGTTTGCCGCGGTGGCGCCGATGATCGTGGTGTCGTGCGCGATCGGCGCTTATGCGATCCAGAACGCGATGTTCGACATCTGGCTGATGCTGGGCTTTGGCGCCGTCGGCTACGTCTTCAGAAGATCGGCATTCCTTGGCGCCGTTTACCCTCGCTCTCGTGCTCGGCAGCCGCGCCGAGGATGCCTTCCGCCTGTCGATGATCGGCGCGGGTGGCGACCTCAAGGTGTTCTGGTCGAACGGCTTGGTCGGCTCGATCACGACGCTCGCGATCGTGCTGCTGTTCTGGCCGGTGATCGACCGCTTGCTGGGCCGCATCGCATGGCTGCGGCGGGCGAAGCCCGCGCCGGACTAGACCCCGGATAGATCTCTGCGGATCCTAAACCGTGGCGACGGTATTGTGGTGCTGGCGCGGGGAACCGAATGTTGCTGGCTGTTGCTGGTGCGTGACAGCCTTCCGGCCACCCTCAGCGTATGTTGGGCAGATATTCGGGGCTGGAGGAATTTGATGAAACGGATTGTGATCGGAATGGCGGCGGCGATGACTGTTCGCAACG encodes the following:
- a CDS encoding tripartite tricarboxylate transporter permease, with protein sequence MLALGIPGSGTAAILLGGLMVWGLNPGPLLFVEHKDFVWGLIASMYLGNVVGLVLVLTTVPIFASILRVPFAAVAPMIVVSCAIGAYAIQNAMFDIWLMLGFGAVGYVFRRSAFLGAVYPRSRARQPRRGCLPPVDDRRGWRPQGVLVERLGRLDHDARDRAAVLAGDRPLAGPHRMAAAGEARAGLDPG